The following coding sequences are from one Rhodocyclaceae bacterium window:
- a CDS encoding MmgE/PrpD family protein, with protein sequence MRKVEQSVSPLMLELSRYIAGAIRKAPPREAVEHAKIHLVDTMSAMVSGSRLLPGEAAITHVQSLGGHAQAGVIGTGIVTSVLNAALANGMFGHADETDDTHPPSLTHPGTSVVPAALAIGERDARSGKDFLRSVILGYDICSRLLLSLRPMPFLRSGHHAGAFGQAFGASAAAAAMLGLDARQVRYMLSYMGQQAAGMYTMFRDPEHIEKAYAMGGMPAHNGTAAALMVSNGWTGVEDIFSGERDFFFTFAEESDRRLLVKGLGTDYEVMRASIKRWPVGGPIQGPLQVLGDLIAQHGIRADDVAELVAFMPDKELEIVNNREMPDISVQHLLSVMLVDGGVTFASAHSFERMKDPKVLAMRKRVKAVGDPKLTDVQRRWRCVMEVKLKDGRVLKHKTLAAKGSFENPLTRAEEEEKALDLLVPVLGKRRARSLLDTLWNIDRLDNVRKLRKLYAA encoded by the coding sequence ATGAGAAAAGTCGAACAATCCGTCTCGCCGCTGATGCTCGAGTTGAGCCGCTACATCGCTGGCGCTATCCGCAAGGCGCCGCCGCGCGAAGCGGTCGAACACGCGAAGATCCATCTGGTCGACACGATGTCGGCGATGGTGTCCGGGTCGCGGCTGCTGCCGGGTGAGGCGGCGATCACGCATGTGCAGTCCCTGGGTGGGCATGCCCAGGCTGGCGTGATCGGCACTGGCATCGTCACCTCGGTGCTCAACGCGGCACTTGCCAACGGCATGTTCGGTCACGCCGACGAGACTGACGATACGCACCCTCCGTCGCTGACGCATCCGGGTACCAGCGTGGTGCCGGCAGCGCTCGCGATCGGCGAGCGCGACGCACGTTCGGGCAAGGACTTCCTGCGTTCGGTGATCCTCGGCTACGACATCTGCTCGCGACTGCTGCTGTCGTTGCGGCCGATGCCGTTCCTGCGATCCGGTCATCATGCCGGTGCGTTCGGCCAGGCGTTCGGCGCCTCCGCGGCTGCGGCAGCCATGCTCGGGCTCGATGCCAGGCAGGTTCGCTACATGCTTTCCTACATGGGCCAGCAGGCAGCCGGCATGTACACGATGTTCCGCGACCCGGAGCACATCGAGAAGGCGTACGCGATGGGCGGCATGCCGGCGCACAATGGCACCGCCGCCGCGTTGATGGTTTCCAATGGCTGGACAGGCGTCGAGGATATCTTCTCCGGCGAGCGCGATTTCTTCTTCACCTTCGCGGAAGAGAGCGACCGTCGCCTGCTCGTGAAGGGGCTCGGTACCGACTATGAAGTGATGCGCGCGAGCATCAAGCGCTGGCCGGTGGGCGGGCCGATCCAGGGCCCGCTGCAGGTGCTCGGCGACCTGATCGCGCAGCACGGCATCCGGGCCGACGACGTCGCCGAACTGGTCGCCTTCATGCCCGACAAGGAACTCGAGATCGTCAACAACCGCGAGATGCCGGACATCTCGGTGCAGCACCTGCTGTCGGTGATGCTGGTCGATGGTGGCGTGACCTTCGCATCCGCGCACAGCTTCGAGCGGATGAAGGATCCGAAGGTGCTGGCGATGCGCAAGCGGGTCAAGGCAGTCGGCGATCCGAAGCTCACCGACGTGCAGCGGCGCTGGCGCTGCGTGATGGAGGTGAAGCTGAAGGACGGACGGGTGCTGAAGCACAAGACACTGGCTGCCAAGGGCAGCTTCGAGAACCCGTTGACCCGGGCCGAGGAAGAGGAAAAGGCCCTCGACCTGCTGGTGCCGGTGCTGGGCAAACGGCGTGCCCGTTCACTGCTCGACACCCTGTGGAACATCGACCGGCTGGACAACGTGCGCAAGCTGCGGAAACTCTACGCCGCCTGA
- a CDS encoding tripartite tricarboxylate transporter substrate binding protein — translation MFAVAVHATCVGLSPALAADSWPARPIRLVVPFPPGGGSDASARILVPKLGEGTGQQWVVDNRGGAAGNIATDIVASAAPDGHTVLLGFATALTVNPTLYPKLPNIEKTLQPITKYASAQYVLVVHPTVKAGSLAEFVALAKAAPGRFNYSSAGVGSPLHLAAEMFRFRAGVDIVNVAYKGGGPAAAALLAGEVNLLFGSVPATLPHVRAGKMRALASTGPRRLALAPELPTIAESGFPGFDVTAWYGLLVPANTPKAVVSRIFDETLKAVKPADVGEALGRQGLEVETSRSPAAFAAEIRTETAAWAKVIKAANIKAE, via the coding sequence ATGTTCGCCGTCGCCGTCCACGCCACCTGCGTCGGGCTGTCTCCGGCGCTGGCGGCCGACAGCTGGCCCGCGCGCCCGATCCGCCTGGTGGTGCCGTTCCCGCCGGGCGGCGGTTCGGATGCCTCCGCCCGCATCCTCGTCCCGAAGCTCGGCGAGGGAACCGGGCAGCAGTGGGTGGTCGACAACCGGGGCGGGGCGGCCGGCAATATCGCGACCGATATCGTGGCGAGCGCGGCGCCCGACGGCCATACGGTACTGCTGGGCTTCGCGACCGCGCTGACCGTGAACCCGACGCTGTACCCGAAGCTGCCGAATATCGAAAAGACGCTGCAGCCGATCACCAAGTACGCCTCGGCACAGTACGTGCTCGTCGTGCATCCCACTGTCAAGGCCGGTTCGCTGGCCGAGTTCGTCGCGCTGGCGAAAGCCGCGCCGGGTCGATTCAACTACTCGTCAGCCGGAGTCGGCAGCCCGCTGCACCTCGCAGCAGAGATGTTCAGGTTCCGGGCTGGCGTGGACATCGTGAACGTAGCCTACAAGGGCGGCGGCCCGGCGGCGGCGGCACTGCTCGCAGGCGAAGTGAACCTGTTGTTCGGAAGCGTGCCGGCGACGCTGCCGCATGTGCGGGCCGGCAAGATGCGCGCGCTCGCGTCGACCGGACCGCGCAGGCTCGCGCTCGCACCGGAGCTGCCGACGATCGCCGAAAGCGGCTTCCCGGGGTTCGATGTCACCGCCTGGTACGGGCTGCTCGTGCCGGCAAACACCCCGAAGGCAGTGGTCTCGCGCATCTTCGACGAGACCCTGAAGGCGGTGAAGCCGGCCGATGTCGGCGAGGCACTCGGCAGGCAGGGCCTCGAAGTAGAGACCAGCCGCAGCCCCGCGGCGTTCGCCGCCGAGATCCGCACCGAGACCGCGGCTTGGGCGAAGGTGATCAAGGCGGCGAACATCAAGGCGGAGTGA
- a CDS encoding MmgE/PrpD family protein has translation MSTIVEQLSSYAATLRYEDLPPEVVEQAKRLIVDTIGCALGGFHSEPASIARDIADTVTSSEPTTIMVSGRQTSPDLATFANGVAIRYLDFNDGYTSTGESGHPSDSIAAVLSIGERFRRSGRDAITATVLAYEVFCRVCDVQDLKPLGFDHTTVGGLASAAAAARLSGFDAPCIAQALNLHVAPNVALYQTRIGNVSMWKGCAYANASRNAVFATMLAARGMTGPSPVYEGVGGYFKAVTRKPFELPVMGGRDGQHEHPFKIMECSIKHFPLGQYSQTVVEAALQLRDRIGNPQDIVEIRVETVSTAVRLMADDPQKWEPETRESADHSMPYTVAIAFLHGEVGEEHFEDRYLHDPAVRALTRLVKVRESDEANRRMPVAMLCEMTVVMRSGATHEAAVEYHRGHYMNPMSEAEVERKFRGLADGVLPAAKVDCLLERLWTLEQAHDIGEVIRMTIAT, from the coding sequence TTGTCGACGATCGTCGAGCAGTTGAGCAGCTACGCAGCCACGCTGCGCTACGAAGACCTTCCTCCAGAGGTGGTCGAACAGGCGAAACGGCTGATCGTGGACACGATCGGCTGCGCCCTCGGGGGCTTCCACAGCGAGCCGGCCTCGATCGCGCGCGACATCGCGGACACCGTCACCAGCAGCGAGCCCACGACCATCATGGTCAGCGGGCGGCAGACCAGCCCCGACCTTGCAACCTTCGCCAACGGCGTGGCCATCCGCTACCTCGACTTCAATGACGGCTACACGAGTACCGGTGAGTCCGGGCATCCGAGCGACAGCATCGCAGCGGTACTGAGCATCGGCGAGCGGTTCCGCCGCAGCGGCCGCGATGCGATCACCGCGACAGTGCTCGCATATGAGGTGTTCTGCCGCGTCTGTGATGTACAGGACCTGAAACCGCTCGGCTTCGACCACACGACCGTCGGTGGGCTCGCCAGCGCGGCTGCCGCCGCACGCCTGTCGGGCTTCGACGCGCCATGCATCGCGCAGGCGCTGAACCTGCACGTCGCGCCGAATGTCGCGCTCTACCAGACACGCATCGGCAACGTCTCGATGTGGAAGGGCTGCGCGTATGCGAACGCGAGCCGCAACGCCGTGTTTGCGACGATGCTCGCCGCACGTGGCATGACCGGCCCCTCGCCGGTCTACGAAGGCGTCGGCGGCTACTTCAAGGCGGTGACGCGCAAGCCGTTCGAACTGCCGGTGATGGGTGGAAGGGACGGGCAGCACGAACACCCGTTCAAGATCATGGAATGCAGCATCAAGCACTTCCCGCTCGGGCAGTATTCGCAGACGGTCGTCGAGGCAGCGCTGCAGCTGCGCGATCGCATCGGTAACCCGCAGGATATCGTCGAGATCCGTGTGGAGACCGTCAGCACCGCAGTGCGCCTGATGGCCGACGACCCGCAGAAGTGGGAGCCCGAGACGCGCGAGTCGGCCGACCACAGCATGCCGTACACGGTCGCGATCGCGTTCCTGCATGGCGAAGTCGGCGAAGAGCATTTCGAGGACCGCTACCTGCACGACCCCGCCGTGCGGGCATTGACCCGGCTGGTGAAGGTCAGGGAGTCCGATGAGGCCAACCGACGCATGCCTGTGGCAATGCTGTGCGAGATGACGGTGGTGATGCGCTCGGGTGCGACGCACGAGGCGGCGGTCGAGTACCACCGCGGCCACTACATGAATCCGATGTCCGAGGCCGAAGTGGAACGCAAGTTCCGCGGGCTGGCCGACGGCGTGTTACCGGCCGCCAAGGTGGACTGCCTGCTCGAGCGCCTTTGGACGCTCGAGCAGGCACATGATATCGGCGAAGTTATACGAATGACGATCGCCACCTGA
- the purE gene encoding 5-(carboxyamino)imidazole ribonucleotide mutase, whose protein sequence is MKVSPLVGVVMGSDSDWDVMQHAVAVLAEFGVPHEAKVVSAHRTPDAMFDYAASARGRGLACIIAGAGGAAHLPGMLAAKTTVPVLGVPVPSRHLQGQDSLLSIVQMPRGIPVATFAIGEAGAVNAGLFAVSLLAGNDAALCTKLDAYRDALRRKVEAMTLPPAQQ, encoded by the coding sequence ATGAAGGTTTCTCCGCTGGTCGGCGTCGTGATGGGCAGCGACAGCGACTGGGACGTGATGCAGCATGCAGTGGCGGTGCTGGCCGAGTTCGGCGTGCCGCACGAGGCGAAGGTCGTGTCCGCGCACCGCACGCCGGACGCCATGTTCGACTATGCGGCGAGCGCCCGCGGCCGCGGCCTCGCCTGCATCATCGCCGGTGCCGGTGGCGCCGCGCACCTGCCCGGCATGCTGGCGGCAAAGACCACGGTGCCGGTGCTCGGCGTGCCGGTGCCGTCGCGCCATCTGCAGGGCCAGGATTCGCTGCTGTCGATCGTGCAGATGCCGCGGGGGATCCCGGTGGCGACCTTCGCGATCGGCGAAGCCGGCGCGGTGAACGCGGGGCTGTTCGCGGTCTCTCTCCTGGCAGGCAACGATGCCGCCCTGTGCACGAAGCTCGACGCCTACCGCGATGCGCTCAGGCGCAAGGTCGAGGCGATGACGCTGCCGCCGGCGCAGCAATGA
- a CDS encoding 5-(carboxyamino)imidazole ribonucleotide synthase: protein MINPGASLGLLGGGQLGRMFAMAAQSMGYRVTVLDPGADSPAGTVADRHLQGDYLDDARLRELAATCAGATTEFENVPSDSLRFLAQHCVVSPAAESVAVTQDRIAEKSFLRDNGFPVAPFRVVRSLADLDGSEAAALVPGVLKVSRFGYDGKGQARVRSLDEARAAWTALGGEACVLERWLPLARELSVVVARGFDGEVRTFPVAENHHQRGILDVSIVPARVSDALAAQARENAVALAAKLDYRGVLCVEFFVLDDRRLLVNEIAPRPHNSGHYTIDACVTSQFEQQVRVLAGVPLGDTSLHSPVVMVNILGEAWLHAGGEPDWSAVLAHPRAKLHLYGKREARAGRKMGHYTVLADSLDEALAQALRIRERLKPLAQPAQPIPSDTLA, encoded by the coding sequence ATGATCAACCCGGGTGCGTCGCTCGGCCTGCTCGGCGGCGGGCAACTCGGGCGCATGTTCGCGATGGCCGCGCAGTCGATGGGCTACCGGGTGACCGTGCTCGATCCCGGCGCGGACAGCCCGGCCGGCACCGTCGCCGACCGCCACCTGCAGGGCGATTATCTCGACGATGCACGACTGCGCGAACTGGCAGCCACCTGCGCGGGTGCGACGACCGAATTCGAGAACGTGCCGTCCGACAGCCTGCGCTTTCTCGCGCAGCATTGCGTGGTGAGCCCTGCGGCCGAGAGCGTCGCGGTCACGCAGGACCGGATCGCCGAGAAGTCGTTCCTGCGCGACAACGGTTTCCCGGTCGCGCCGTTCCGGGTCGTGCGCTCCCTTGCCGACCTCGATGGCAGCGAGGCCGCCGCGCTGGTGCCCGGTGTGCTGAAGGTCAGCCGCTTCGGCTACGACGGCAAGGGTCAGGCGCGGGTGCGCAGCCTGGACGAGGCGCGCGCCGCATGGACGGCGCTTGGCGGCGAAGCCTGCGTGCTCGAGCGCTGGCTGCCACTTGCGCGCGAACTGTCGGTGGTCGTCGCCCGCGGCTTCGATGGCGAAGTGCGTACCTTTCCGGTGGCGGAAAACCACCACCAGCGCGGCATCCTCGACGTGAGCATCGTGCCGGCGCGGGTATCCGACGCGCTCGCCGCCCAGGCGCGCGAGAACGCGGTCGCGCTCGCCGCGAAGCTCGACTACCGGGGCGTGCTCTGCGTCGAGTTCTTCGTGCTCGACGATCGCCGTCTGCTGGTGAACGAGATCGCGCCGCGTCCGCACAACAGCGGCCACTACACGATCGACGCCTGCGTCACCTCGCAGTTCGAACAGCAGGTACGCGTGCTGGCCGGCGTGCCGCTCGGCGACACCTCGCTGCATTCGCCGGTGGTGATGGTGAACATCCTCGGCGAGGCCTGGCTGCATGCCGGTGGCGAACCCGACTGGTCGGCGGTGCTCGCGCATCCGCGCGCCAAGCTGCACCTGTATGGCAAGCGGGAAGCACGCGCCGGTCGGAAGATGGGACACTACACCGTTCTTGCCGACTCGCTCGACGAGGCGCTCGCGCAGGCGCTGCGCATCCGCGAGCGGCTCAAGCCGCTGGCGCAGCCGGCGCAACCGATCCCGTCGGACACCCTGGCCTGA
- a CDS encoding phosphoribosylaminoimidazolesuccinocarboxamide synthase: MSKPLAESSLKSLEFLHRGKVRDLYAIDANRLLVVQTDRLSAFDVILPDPIPDKGQVLTELSTFWFHRLAPVIRNHLLPDDPLSVVAPSERDQVAGRAMVVRRLTPLLVEAVVRGYVAGSGWKDYQETGSICGVKLPAGLAQAEKLPEPIFTPASKAPKGEHDENITFDEVERTIGASMAAKVREVSLALYREAAAHALARGIIIADTKFEFGTDADGGLWLIDEALTPDSSRFWPVAEYRTGISPPAFDKQFVRDWLESVNWDKRPPAPKLPPEILAKTAEKYREALRLLAG; this comes from the coding sequence ATGAGCAAACCGCTGGCCGAATCCTCGCTGAAGAGCCTCGAATTCCTGCACCGGGGCAAGGTGCGCGACCTCTATGCGATCGACGCGAACCGGCTGCTGGTGGTACAGACCGATCGCCTGTCCGCGTTCGACGTGATCCTGCCCGACCCGATCCCGGACAAGGGGCAGGTGCTCACCGAGTTGTCGACGTTCTGGTTCCATCGGCTTGCCCCGGTGATCCGCAACCACCTGCTCCCCGACGATCCGCTGTCGGTCGTCGCGCCGTCCGAGCGCGACCAGGTCGCCGGCCGCGCGATGGTGGTGCGCCGGCTCACGCCGCTGCTGGTCGAAGCGGTGGTGCGTGGCTATGTCGCCGGGTCCGGCTGGAAGGACTACCAGGAGACCGGCTCGATCTGTGGCGTGAAGCTTCCGGCCGGGCTGGCCCAGGCCGAGAAGCTGCCCGAGCCGATCTTCACGCCCGCCAGCAAGGCGCCCAAGGGCGAGCATGACGAGAACATCACCTTCGACGAAGTCGAGCGCACGATCGGCGCGTCGATGGCGGCAAAGGTGCGCGAGGTCTCGCTGGCGCTGTACCGCGAGGCCGCGGCCCATGCGCTGGCCCGCGGCATCATCATCGCCGATACCAAGTTCGAGTTCGGTACCGATGCCGATGGCGGACTGTGGCTGATCGACGAGGCGTTGACGCCGGACTCGTCGCGGTTCTGGCCGGTGGCCGAGTACCGTACCGGCATCAGCCCGCCTGCGTTCGACAAGCAGTTCGTGCGCGACTGGCTCGAGAGCGTGAACTGGGACAAGCGCCCGCCTGCGCCGAAGCTGCCGCCCGAAATCCTGGCGAAGACGGCCGAGAAGTATCGCGAGGCGCTGCGCCTGCTCGCAGGCTAG
- a CDS encoding threonylcarbamoyl-AMP synthase, producing MIVPATTEALEKAALALAAGEVVAFPTETVYGLGADAADSQAVARVFALKQRPADHPLIVHLASADAAEAWAAEMPPLARRLAERFWPGPLTLILRRAPHVNTVVTGGQDTIGLRVPSHPVALALLQAFARVGSGAIAAPSANRFGRLSATRAAHVVDEFGDALHTVIDGGDSDVGIESTIVDVSGGRAVLLRPGAIGIDALTDALGEPPAAPDARSPRASGTLASHYAPQAQVMLVEPDLVAEVARFLRSDGKSVAVLARTAGEPLFDAAPGAPRWHRAPVDAVAYAHDLYAVLRALDAPGTDVIVVEQPPLDVQWSAVHDRLLRAAADRPDGAYAASVPAPGRRR from the coding sequence ATGATCGTCCCGGCCACGACCGAGGCGCTCGAAAAGGCCGCCCTTGCGCTGGCAGCAGGCGAGGTGGTTGCGTTCCCCACCGAGACGGTCTACGGCCTCGGCGCGGACGCGGCCGATTCGCAGGCCGTCGCCCGCGTGTTCGCGCTGAAGCAGCGACCTGCAGACCACCCGCTGATCGTGCACCTCGCCTCGGCCGACGCGGCCGAGGCCTGGGCCGCCGAGATGCCGCCCCTCGCGCGGCGCCTCGCCGAACGCTTCTGGCCCGGGCCGCTGACGCTGATCCTGCGCCGTGCGCCGCATGTGAACACGGTCGTGACCGGTGGCCAGGACACCATCGGCCTGCGCGTGCCTTCGCATCCGGTCGCGCTCGCGCTGCTGCAGGCGTTCGCGCGGGTGGGCAGCGGTGCCATCGCCGCGCCGTCGGCCAATCGCTTCGGCCGGCTGAGCGCAACCCGGGCAGCGCATGTAGTCGACGAGTTCGGCGACGCATTGCACACGGTGATCGACGGTGGCGACAGCGACGTCGGCATCGAATCGACGATCGTCGACGTGTCCGGCGGGCGCGCGGTCCTGCTGCGCCCGGGCGCGATCGGCATCGATGCGTTGACCGATGCACTGGGCGAGCCGCCGGCCGCACCCGATGCAAGGTCGCCGCGCGCGTCGGGCACGCTTGCCTCGCACTACGCGCCGCAGGCGCAGGTGATGCTGGTGGAACCCGACCTGGTCGCCGAGGTCGCGCGCTTCCTCCGCAGCGACGGCAAGTCGGTGGCGGTGCTCGCGCGCACCGCGGGGGAACCCTTGTTCGATGCCGCGCCCGGCGCGCCGCGCTGGCACCGGGCGCCGGTCGATGCGGTGGCCTATGCGCACGACCTCTACGCCGTGCTGCGAGCACTCGATGCACCCGGTACCGACGTGATCGTGGTCGAACAGCCGCCGCTCGACGTCCAGTGGAGCGCGGTGCACGACCGGCTGCTGCGCGCCGCCGCCGACCGCCCCGACGGCGCATACGCCGCGTCCGTCCCCGCCCCCGGCCGCCGACGATGA
- a CDS encoding sulfite exporter TauE/SafE family protein, with the protein MIWIAAYLLSGALVGLLAGLLGLGGGMTLVPILSALFSAQSLAPGYIVHLALGTGMASMVFTSFASVREHHRLGSVDWSVARRMVPGILLGSFAASAASGWFSQRTLAISYGVIAVVGAAQLLRSSRPQAARALPGIAWLTFWMFGIGIVCGLMSAGGAFLTVPFMVYCGVAVRAAIGTGAAIGWPVAVFGTIGYVISGWPVQGLPAGSLGFVYLPALAALVAASMVFAPIGARLMHRLPVVVLRRMFAVLLTGLALKMMFSYGFD; encoded by the coding sequence ATGATCTGGATCGCCGCCTACCTGCTCTCCGGCGCACTGGTCGGGCTGCTCGCCGGCCTGCTCGGCCTCGGTGGCGGCATGACGCTGGTCCCGATCCTGTCGGCGCTGTTCTCGGCGCAGTCGCTGGCGCCCGGCTATATCGTGCACCTCGCCCTGGGCACCGGGATGGCCTCGATGGTGTTCACTTCATTTGCCAGCGTGCGTGAACATCACCGGCTGGGCTCGGTCGACTGGTCGGTGGCCAGGCGCATGGTGCCCGGGATACTGCTCGGTTCCTTCGCGGCCAGCGCCGCGAGTGGCTGGTTCAGCCAGCGCACGCTGGCCATCTCGTATGGCGTGATCGCCGTGGTCGGTGCCGCCCAGCTGCTGCGCAGTTCTCGGCCGCAGGCTGCCCGCGCGCTGCCGGGTATCGCCTGGCTCACCTTCTGGATGTTCGGCATCGGCATCGTCTGCGGACTGATGTCGGCGGGCGGCGCCTTCCTGACCGTGCCCTTCATGGTCTATTGCGGCGTGGCCGTGCGCGCCGCGATCGGCACTGGCGCGGCGATCGGTTGGCCGGTCGCGGTGTTCGGGACGATCGGTTACGTGATCAGCGGATGGCCGGTCCAGGGATTGCCCGCAGGCTCGCTGGGGTTCGTCTACCTGCCCGCGCTGGCGGCGCTGGTGGCGGCGAGCATGGTCTTCGCCCCGATCGGTGCGCGCCTCATGCACCGACTGCCGGTGGTAGTGCTGCGCCGGATGTTCGCGGTCCTGCTGACCGGGCTGGCCCTGAAGATGATGTTCAGCTACGGCTTCGATTGA
- a CDS encoding geranylgeranyl diphosphate reductase, translating into MIGSHETASRAARVASATAWAVAPQQANYDVVVVGGGPSGATAAADLARKGRSVLLIDRAGRIKPCGGAIPPALIREFEIPDSLLVAHVTSARMVSPSNQEVDMPIEDGFVGMVDRDVFDEWLRERARACGAERVTGTFDRIDRGTDGVAVVHFRTKGDDKSSPTHAVRARAVIGADGAQSVVARTALPDVAPAPYVYAYHEIVRSPVGADAAAAPKFDPARCDVYYQGKLSPDFYGWVFPHGETTSVGTGTALRGFSLRNATSALRDAAGLGGAMVVRREGAPIPMKPMKRWDNQRDVVLAGDAAGVVAPASGEGIYYAMVGGRFAADAVQAFLETGRASELAGARRRFMKAHGKVFWVLGIMQKFWYSSDRRRERFVSICRDKDVQKLTWESYMNKKLTRKKPMAHVRIFFKDLAHLLGLVRA; encoded by the coding sequence ATGATTGGCTCGCACGAGACGGCATCCAGGGCAGCGCGCGTCGCGTCTGCAACGGCCTGGGCGGTGGCACCGCAGCAGGCGAATTACGATGTAGTCGTGGTCGGTGGCGGGCCCTCGGGCGCCACCGCGGCGGCCGACCTCGCGCGCAAGGGCCGTTCGGTGCTGCTGATCGACCGCGCCGGCCGCATCAAGCCGTGCGGCGGCGCAATCCCCCCGGCGCTGATCCGCGAGTTCGAGATCCCCGACTCGCTGCTGGTCGCCCACGTCACCTCGGCGCGAATGGTGTCGCCGAGCAACCAGGAAGTCGACATGCCGATCGAGGATGGTTTCGTCGGCATGGTCGACCGGGATGTCTTCGATGAATGGCTGCGCGAGCGTGCCCGCGCCTGTGGTGCAGAGCGTGTGACCGGTACCTTCGACCGCATCGATCGTGGCACCGATGGCGTCGCGGTCGTGCACTTCCGTACAAAGGGCGATGACAAGTCCTCGCCGACGCACGCAGTGCGCGCACGCGCCGTCATCGGCGCCGACGGTGCACAGTCGGTGGTTGCGCGCACCGCACTGCCGGACGTGGCACCGGCACCGTACGTCTATGCGTACCACGAGATCGTCCGTTCGCCGGTCGGGGCGGATGCGGCGGCGGCGCCAAAGTTCGACCCCGCGCGCTGCGACGTCTACTACCAGGGCAAGCTGTCCCCTGACTTCTACGGCTGGGTGTTCCCGCATGGCGAGACCACCAGCGTCGGCACCGGCACTGCCCTGCGCGGCTTCTCCCTGCGCAACGCGACCAGCGCGCTGCGCGACGCGGCAGGCCTCGGCGGCGCGATGGTCGTGCGCCGCGAGGGCGCACCGATCCCGATGAAGCCGATGAAACGCTGGGACAACCAGCGCGACGTGGTGCTTGCCGGCGATGCGGCCGGCGTGGTCGCGCCCGCGTCCGGCGAAGGCATCTACTACGCGATGGTCGGCGGCCGCTTCGCCGCCGATGCCGTGCAGGCCTTTCTCGAGACCGGCCGCGCATCCGAACTGGCTGGTGCACGCAGGCGCTTCATGAAGGCCCACGGCAAGGTGTTCTGGGTGCTCGGCATCATGCAGAAGTTCTGGTACAGCTCCGATCGTCGGCGCGAGCGCTTCGTGTCGATCTGCCGCGACAAGGACGTGCAGAAGCTGACCTGGGAGTCGTACATGAACAAGAAGCTCACGCGCAAGAAGCCGATGGCCCATGTGCGCATCTTCTTCAAGGACCTGGCGCATCTGCTGGGGCTGGTGCGCGCCTGA